The nucleotide sequence CGCCTTCGGCGCCGACGGTCCGTGGAGTTCTCGGATGGGATACGGGCCGCTGGTGCGCGCCACCACCGGGGTGAGCCGGTCGTGGATCGACCGGCAGCCGTACGCCGACGACGTCGCCGAGGGCTTCTTCGACGCGACGACGATCTTCCCGGACCACCTCGCCGCCCGGGTCACGGCGATCGGCGCGCTCGCGGCGCTGCTCGCGCGCACCGACGCCGCCGCCCGCGTGCACGTGTCGCAGGCCGAGGTCGCCGTCGGCGCGCTGGCGACGTCGTTCGTCGCGGACGCCGCGGGCGTCGCCGCATCGGGGACCCGCACGATGGCCGACACGGACCTCGACGTGGTGTTGCCCTGCGCGGGGGACGACGAATGGTGCGTGGCGTCGGTCGCGACCGACGCGCACCGCAGCGCACTGGCACGCCTGCTCGGCCTCGACGTGCGGTGCGCCGAGTCAACGCCCGCCGAGTCAACGCTCGTCGAAGCGCTGCGCCGCTGGGCCGCCCGGCGGGATCCGGAGGCAGCGTGCACGGCGCTGCAGGAGGCGGGCGTGCCCGCCGGCCCGATGCTCCGTGCGGCCGACGTGCCGGCCGACCCGCAGGTGCTCGCCCGCCGGGTGTACGCCGAGATGGCACATCCGCTGTTCGCCGAGCCGCTGCCGGCCGAGACCCGTCCCGCCCGGTTCGGGCGCATCGCCGACGCGGAGCTGCGCCCCGCGCCGATGCCCGGCGAACACACCCGCGAGATCTGCGCCGAACTCGGCATGACCGGCGCCCAGATCGACCACCTCCTCGACACGGACGTCGCATTCGCGTGGTCCGCCGCCACGACACCCGAAAGGCTCGCCCCGTGAGCATCGACCCCCGCACGCCCGTCCTCGTCGGCTACGGCCAGGTGACCCAGCGGGAGTCCGACCCGTCGGTCGAGCCCGTCGACCTGATGGAGTCGGCCGCCCGCGCGGCCGCGGATGCGCGCGTGCTGGAGGCGGTGCGCTCGGTGCGCATCGTCAACCTGCTGTCCTGGCGCTACCGCAATCCCGGTCTGCTCCTCGCCGAGCGCCTCGGCGCGTCGGCGGCCGAGGGCCGGTACACGCCCATCGGCGGCAACGTGCCGCAGGCCCTGGTGAACGAGGCGTGCCTGGACATCCAGGCCGGCCGCGTCGACGCGGTCCTGATCGCCGGGGCGGAGACCTGGCGCACCCGCTCGCGGGTCCGCTCCTCGGGCGGGACGCTCGACTGGACCGTGCAGGACGACGGCGTGCCGGTGCCCGCCGGCGCGGACGACCAGTTCCTGCTCGCCGGCGAGGTGGAGATCCGGATCAAGCTCGACCGGCCGTCGTACGTCTACCCGATGTTCGAGCAGGCGATCCGCATCGACGCGGGGGAGACCGCCGACGAGCACCGCCGCCGCATCGGTGCGCTGTGGTCCCGGTTCAGCGAGGTCGCCGCAGGCAACCCGCACGCGTGGAGCACCGAAGCCGTTGCCGCCGAGGACATCTGGCAGCCCAGCGCGGCCAACCGCATGGTGTCCTGGCCCTACACCAAGCTCATGAACTCGAACAACATGGTGGACCAGGGCGCCGCGCTGGTGCTCACCTCGGCGCAGCGTGCCACCGAACTCGGGATCTCTCGGGACCGCTGGGTCTTTCCGTACGCGGGCACCGACGCGCACGACACCTATCTGATCGCCGAGCGGGACGCCTTCCACCGGTCGCCGGCGATCCGCATCGCCGGGGCGCGGGCGCTGCAGCTGGCGGGCGTCGCGGTCGACGACGTCGACCTCGTCGACGTGTACTCCTGCTTCCCGTCGGCGGTGCAGGTGGCGGCGCGTGAACTCGGCCTGCCGCTGGACGATCCGGCGCGGCCGCTCACCGTCACCGGCGGCCTCACGTTCGCCGGGGGACCGTGGAACGACTACGTCACGCACTCGATCGCCACGATGGCCGAACGCCTCGCCGCCGCACCGGACGCGGTGGGGCTGATCACCGCCAATGGTGGCTACCTCACCAAGCACAGCTTCGGCGTCTACAGCGCCACCCCGCCGGGCCGCGAGTTTCGTTGGCAGGACGTGCAATCCGAGGTCGACGCCGAGCCGACGCGGGTCGCCGAGGGCGACTGGGAGGGCACCGGCACGGTCGAGACCTGGACCACGCCGTTCACCCGCGAGGGCGACCCGGAGAAGGTCTTCGTCGCCGTCCGCACCCCCGCGGACACCCGCGCGCTGGCGGTGCTCACCGACCCCGCCGACGCCGCCGCCAGCGTCACCGAGGACATCGCCGGCGCGACGGTGACCGTCTCCGCCGGCGGCACCGCCCACCTCGTCTCCTAGCGATTTCGGCGCGCTCGCGTTCGCTCACCGAACGAAAGCGCGCCGAAATCGCCGGAGAAGGCGGGGTGTTGACGTCACGCCGACGGCGTGAGTATGGTCCAGGTCACGTATTGAAACGTTTCAACGCGTGATCGCAGCGTGGCGGCCCGGGCGGGTCGACCGACCCCGAGGACGACCATGAGACTGGGCGCACGCACCACCACCGGGTGGCGGGCGACGATCGCCGTCGCCATGAGCAACTACATCGAGGCGGGATCGATCATCGCGATCGCCACCAGCCTCGGCTTCTGGCAGGCCGAGTTCGGCCTCGGCGACTTCGCGGTCGGTCTGCTGGCGGCGTTGAGCGCCAACGCCTTCGGCGCGGCGATCGGTGCCATCCTCGGCGGCCCGCTGTGCGACCGGTACGGCCGCAAGGCGATCTACACCTACGACCTGCTGGTGTACATGGCCGGCGTGCTGCTGGCGGCGTTCGCGGTGAACTACGCGATGCTGCTGGCCGCGTTCGTGATCACCGGCATTGCCGTCGGCGCGGGCGTCCCGGCGTCGTGGACCTACATCGCCGAGCAGGCGCCGTCGTCGGGCCGGGCAAAGCACGTCGGCACCGCGCAGCTGGCGTGGTCGACGGGACCGCTCATCGGGTTCGCCCTCGCCGCGGCGCTCTCGCCGCTCGGCCTGCTGGGCTCGCGCATCGTCTTCGTGCACCTGTTCGTGGTCGCCGCCGTGGTGTGGTGGGTGCGCCAGGGCCTCGCCGAGTCCGAGATCTGGACCGAGGAGGGCCGCGGCGCGATTCCCCGGGCCGGCACGCCCACATCGGCGACGTTGGGCGCCCACGGGTTGCGGGGACTGTTCTCCCGCCAGGTCAACGTCACGGCGCTGCTGTTCCTGGGCGGCATCTATTTGTTCTGGAACACCGTCGCCGGTCAGGCCGGCATCTTCATGCCCCGGGTCTACGACACCGCCGGACTGCACAGCCCGGTGGCGCAGAACCTGCTGCAGGTGCTGGTGTGGGGATGCACGGTGGCCGCCACCTACTTCGGCTTCATGCGCTACGCCGACCGGATGAGTCAGCGCCTGCTGTACGTGATCGGAGCCGCGCTCGGCGTGGCCGGATGGATAGTGCTGGTGGCGTTCACCAGCGGCGGCGTGCCGACCATGCTGGCGTTCGCCGTGCTGTGGGGCGTCTCGGCGGGCATCGGCGCACAGGCCTTCTACGGCCTGTGGGCCAGTGAACTGTTCGCTACGCCCTACCGCGCCAGCGCCCAGGGCGTCATGTTCTGCGTCGTGCGCAGCGTCACCGGACTGCTGAGCTACTTCTTCCCGACGCTGCTGGCGGTGACCGGCCTGACCGGCGTCGGCCTGCTGCTCATCGGTCTGCTCACCGTCGCGCTGGTGATCGGCGCGGTGTGGGCACCGGCGACGCGCGGTAAGTCGTTGCGGCAGATCGAGATCGAACGCTACGGACGGGCGCACAGCCCCGCGACGGAGGTCCCTGCCTGATGCACGCGCTCCTGGACGAGTTGCGGATCGAGCTGCCGTCGTGGGCGTTCGGTAATTCCGGCACCCGGTTCAAGGTGTTCGGCACGCCGGGCACCCCGCGCACCGTGTGGGAGAAGATCGCCGACGCCGCCACCGTGCACCGCGTCACCGGCCTCGCGCCGACGGTGGCACTGCACATTCCGTGGGACCGCGTCGACGACTACGCGGCGCTGGCGGCCCACGCCCGGGAGCACGGCGTCGCGCTGGGCACCATCAACTCGAACACGTTCCAGGACGACGCCTACAAGTTCGGCAGCCTCACCCACGTCGATGCGACGGTGCGGCAGAAGGCCATCGATCACCATCTGGACTGCATCGAGGTGATGCACCAGACCGGCTCGCGGGACCTCAAGATCTGGCTGGCCGACGGCACCAACTATCCCGGCCAGGGCGACATCCGCGGCCGCCAGGACCGGCTCGCCGCATCGCTGGCGACCATCTACCGGCACCTCGGCGAGGACCAGCGCATGGTGCTCGAATACAAATTCTTCGAACCGGCGATGTACATGACCGACGTCCCGGACTGGGGCACCGCCTACGCCCAGGTGAGCGCCCTGGGCGAGCGGGCCGTGGTGTGCCTGGACACCGGACACCACGCGCCGGGCACCAACATCGAGTTCATCGTCGCGCAGCTGCTGCGGCTGGGGAAGCTCGGCTCCTTCGACTTCAACTCGCGCTTCTACGCCGACGACGATCTGATCGTCGGCGCCGCCGATCCGTTCCAGCTGTTCCGCATCATGTTCGAGGTCGTGCGCGGCGGCGGGCTCGATGCGAGATCGGGCGTCGCGCTCATGCTCGACCAGTGCCACAACGTCGAGGCGAAGATCCCCGGCCAGATCCGCTCGGTGCTCAACGTCCTCGAGATGACCGCGCGCGCCCTGCTCGTGGACGTCGACGGCCTCGTCGCGGCGCAGGAGGCCGGCGACGTCCTGGGCGCCAACGGCATCGTCATGGACGCCTTCTACACCGACGTCCGGCCGGCGCTGGCGCAGTGGCGTACCGAGCGCGGCCTGCCCGCCGACCCGATGCGGGCCTTCGCCGAATCCGGCTACCAGCAGGCCATCGACGCCGAACGCGTCGGCGGCACCCAATCCTCGTGGGGAGCATGACATGACCAACCCGACCGTCGCCCACCTGATCGCCCGGTCGCACCGCCTGGGCGCCGATCCGAAGAACACCAACTACGCCGGCGGCAACACCTCGGCGAAGGGCTCCGAGACCGACCCGGTGACCGGCGCACCCGTGGACCTGCTGTGGGTCAAGGGATCCGGCGGCGACCTCGGCACCCTCACCCCAGGCGGTCTCGCGGTGCTGCGGCTGGACCGCCTGCGCGCGCTGGCCGACGTCTACCCGGGCGTCGAGCGCGAGGACGAGATGGTCGCGGCGTTCGACTACTGCCTGCACGGGCGCGGCGGCGCCGCACCGTCGATCGACACGGCGATGCACGGACTGCTCGACGCCGCCCACGTCGACCACCTGCACCCCGACTCGGGCATCGCGCTCGCCACGGCCGCCGACGGCGAGGCCCTGACCAAGCAGATCTTCGGCGACCGCGTCGTGTGGGTTCCGTGGCGGCGGCCCGGTTTCCAGCTCGGCCTCGACATCGCCGAGATCGCGCGAGCCAATCCGCAGGCGATCGGCACCATCCTGGGCGGGCACGGCATCACCGCGTGGGGGGAGACGTCCGCGGAGGCCGAAGCCCGCTCGCTCGAGATCATCGACACCGTCGCGCGCTTCATCGAGGCCACCGGCCGCCCGCAGCCCTTCGGCGCGCCGCTGGACGGCTACGGCGCACTGCC is from Mycolicibacterium grossiae and encodes:
- a CDS encoding acetyl-CoA acetyltransferase — protein: MSIDPRTPVLVGYGQVTQRESDPSVEPVDLMESAARAAADARVLEAVRSVRIVNLLSWRYRNPGLLLAERLGASAAEGRYTPIGGNVPQALVNEACLDIQAGRVDAVLIAGAETWRTRSRVRSSGGTLDWTVQDDGVPVPAGADDQFLLAGEVEIRIKLDRPSYVYPMFEQAIRIDAGETADEHRRRIGALWSRFSEVAAGNPHAWSTEAVAAEDIWQPSAANRMVSWPYTKLMNSNNMVDQGAALVLTSAQRATELGISRDRWVFPYAGTDAHDTYLIAERDAFHRSPAIRIAGARALQLAGVAVDDVDLVDVYSCFPSAVQVAARELGLPLDDPARPLTVTGGLTFAGGPWNDYVTHSIATMAERLAAAPDAVGLITANGGYLTKHSFGVYSATPPGREFRWQDVQSEVDAEPTRVAEGDWEGTGTVETWTTPFTREGDPEKVFVAVRTPADTRALAVLTDPADAAASVTEDIAGATVTVSAGGTAHLVS
- a CDS encoding MFS transporter codes for the protein MRLGARTTTGWRATIAVAMSNYIEAGSIIAIATSLGFWQAEFGLGDFAVGLLAALSANAFGAAIGAILGGPLCDRYGRKAIYTYDLLVYMAGVLLAAFAVNYAMLLAAFVITGIAVGAGVPASWTYIAEQAPSSGRAKHVGTAQLAWSTGPLIGFALAAALSPLGLLGSRIVFVHLFVVAAVVWWVRQGLAESEIWTEEGRGAIPRAGTPTSATLGAHGLRGLFSRQVNVTALLFLGGIYLFWNTVAGQAGIFMPRVYDTAGLHSPVAQNLLQVLVWGCTVAATYFGFMRYADRMSQRLLYVIGAALGVAGWIVLVAFTSGGVPTMLAFAVLWGVSAGIGAQAFYGLWASELFATPYRASAQGVMFCVVRSVTGLLSYFFPTLLAVTGLTGVGLLLIGLLTVALVIGAVWAPATRGKSLRQIEIERYGRAHSPATEVPA
- the rhaI gene encoding L-rhamnose isomerase, whose protein sequence is MHALLDELRIELPSWAFGNSGTRFKVFGTPGTPRTVWEKIADAATVHRVTGLAPTVALHIPWDRVDDYAALAAHAREHGVALGTINSNTFQDDAYKFGSLTHVDATVRQKAIDHHLDCIEVMHQTGSRDLKIWLADGTNYPGQGDIRGRQDRLAASLATIYRHLGEDQRMVLEYKFFEPAMYMTDVPDWGTAYAQVSALGERAVVCLDTGHHAPGTNIEFIVAQLLRLGKLGSFDFNSRFYADDDLIVGAADPFQLFRIMFEVVRGGGLDARSGVALMLDQCHNVEAKIPGQIRSVLNVLEMTARALLVDVDGLVAAQEAGDVLGANGIVMDAFYTDVRPALAQWRTERGLPADPMRAFAESGYQQAIDAERVGGTQSSWGA